A portion of the Pseudomonas sp. PSE14 genome contains these proteins:
- a CDS encoding cytochrome c3 family protein, whose protein sequence is MKALFAWLMGYWTVLRRPSVHYSLGFLTLAGFIAGIIFWGGFNTALEATNSEAFCTSCHEMRDNVFVELKDTIHYSNRSGVRATCPDCHVPHKWTDKIARKMQASKEVWGKIFGTINTREKFLDHRRELAEHEWARLKANDSLECRNCHNFESMDFTRQSQRARQMHSTALASGSATCIDCHKGIAHHLPDMSGVKGWE, encoded by the coding sequence ATGAAAGCTCTGTTCGCCTGGCTCATGGGGTACTGGACCGTCCTGCGCCGACCCAGCGTGCACTACAGCCTGGGCTTCCTGACCCTGGCCGGGTTCATCGCCGGGATCATCTTCTGGGGCGGCTTCAACACCGCACTGGAGGCGACCAACAGCGAGGCCTTCTGTACCTCCTGCCATGAGATGCGCGACAACGTCTTCGTCGAGCTCAAGGACACCATTCACTACAGCAACCGCTCCGGCGTGCGCGCCACCTGCCCGGACTGCCACGTGCCGCACAAGTGGACCGACAAGATCGCGCGCAAGATGCAGGCGTCCAAGGAGGTCTGGGGCAAGATCTTCGGCACCATCAACACGCGGGAGAAATTCCTCGACCACCGCCGCGAGCTGGCCGAACACGAATGGGCGCGGCTCAAGGCCAACGACTCGCTGGAATGCCGCAACTGCCACAACTTCGAATCCATGGACTTCACCCGCCAGAGCCAGCGCGCCCGGCAGATGCACTCCACGGCACTGGCCTCCGGAAGCGCCACCTGCATCGACTGCCACAAGGGCATCGCCCACCACCTGCCGGACATGAGCGGGGTGAAGGGCTGGGAGTGA
- a CDS encoding chaperone NapD produces the protein MPESIQIASLIVHTRPELLDAVKTNLQCLPHLEVHQQSPQGKLVVVLEAEHEQSILDSLNAIQNLPGVLNAVLIYHEIVESPEHPQIEPEPVPAQAGGAR, from the coding sequence CTGCCCGAGAGCATCCAGATCGCCAGCCTGATCGTGCACACGCGCCCGGAGCTGCTGGACGCGGTGAAGACCAACCTGCAGTGCCTGCCGCACCTGGAAGTGCACCAGCAGAGCCCCCAGGGAAAGCTGGTGGTGGTGCTCGAAGCCGAGCATGAGCAGAGCATCCTCGACAGCCTCAATGCCATTCAGAACCTGCCCGGTGTGCTCAACGCGGTGCTGATCTACCACGAGATCGTCGAGTCCCCCGAACACCCGCAGATCGAACCCGAACCCGTTCCCGCCCAGGCCGGAGGTGCCCGATGA
- a CDS encoding nitrate reductase cytochrome c-type subunit, producing the protein MNKTISTLVLMLVTLTALAADLNYPLDAPAPDGRRPGGTISQDRPAPPLANDENKDVRRERNYPEQPPTIPHTIVGYRIDSNSNKCLSCHSRSNSARVQAPMISITHYMDRDGQPLAAVAPRRYFCVQCHVPQKDVKPLVGNTFEDIDTILQRDAAANGKP; encoded by the coding sequence ATGAACAAGACGATCTCTACCCTGGTGCTGATGCTGGTCACCCTGACCGCGCTGGCCGCCGACCTGAACTATCCGCTGGATGCCCCGGCCCCTGACGGCCGCCGCCCCGGCGGCACCATCAGCCAGGACCGTCCCGCGCCGCCGCTGGCCAACGACGAGAACAAGGACGTCCGCCGCGAGCGCAACTACCCCGAGCAACCGCCGACCATCCCGCACACCATCGTCGGCTACCGCATCGACAGCAACAGCAACAAGTGCCTGTCCTGCCACAGCCGCTCCAACAGCGCGCGGGTGCAGGCGCCGATGATCAGCATCACCCACTACATGGACCGCGACGGCCAGCCGCTGGCTGCCGTCGCGCCACGGCGCTACTTCTGCGTGCAGTGCCATGTCCCGCAGAAGGACGTGAAGCCGCTGGTGGGCAACACCTTCGAAGACATCGACACGATCCTCCAGCGCGACGCCGCTGCGAACGGCAAACCCTGA
- the napE gene encoding periplasmic nitrate reductase, NapE protein, with amino-acid sequence MTEKTGADADKGKETRLFLFLVICLFPLLSVAIVGGYGFIVWMFQLLAGPPGPPS; translated from the coding sequence ATGACCGAAAAGACCGGCGCCGATGCGGATAAAGGCAAAGAAACCCGGCTGTTCCTGTTCCTCGTGATCTGCCTGTTCCCCTTGCTGTCGGTGGCCATCGTCGGTGGCTACGGCTTCATCGTGTGGATGTTCCAGCTGCTGGCGGGGCCGCCCGGCCCGCCGTCGTAG
- the napF gene encoding ferredoxin-type protein NapF, with amino-acid sequence MLARRALLRRLGGASEIRRPPWTASDFLEGCTRCNACIDACPEQVLRVGDGGYPQLDFSHAGCSLCGDCARACEAPVFDLGREALPWRARIDEHCLAQAGIHCRSCDDACEPRAIRFRPQLGGPALPTLDTELCTGCGACLAPCPGNAIHLTPEALHA; translated from the coding sequence GTGCTTGCCCGCCGCGCCCTGCTGCGACGCCTGGGTGGTGCGTCCGAAATTCGTCGCCCGCCATGGACCGCCAGCGATTTCCTTGAAGGCTGCACCCGCTGCAACGCCTGCATCGACGCCTGCCCGGAGCAGGTGCTGCGCGTGGGCGACGGCGGCTATCCGCAGCTGGATTTCAGCCACGCCGGCTGCAGCCTGTGCGGCGACTGCGCGCGCGCCTGCGAGGCCCCGGTATTCGACCTGGGCCGCGAAGCCCTGCCCTGGCGCGCGCGGATCGACGAGCACTGCCTGGCCCAGGCCGGCATCCATTGCCGCAGTTGCGACGACGCCTGCGAGCCGCGCGCCATCCGCTTCCGCCCACAGCTGGGCGGCCCGGCGCTGCCCACCCTCGACACCGAACTCTGCACCGGCTGCGGCGCCTGTCTCGCGCCCTGCCCCGGCAACGCCATTCACCTGACCCCTGAGGCCCTACATGCCTGA
- a CDS encoding AraC family transcriptional regulator, with product MRERTIASHFVRAAVQGAQRQGLDTAALLRDAGIATAVLDEPRARVDPDQFTRLLQRLWEALDDEYMGFGSSPSKRGTFAMMCNAIIHCRTLEKALSRGSLFYGLFPEAPAIRLMREGDRARLTLDESHLRDPDHFLAESLLLIWHRLASWLIGQRIRLEEATFSYPTPEHQAEYDLLFPCPRRFAADSTSLLLPARYLDMPLLQDERTLKHFLKDSPADLLARPDGGDSLTSQIRRLLGRDCRNWPDLEQVAAQLHMSPQTLRRHLREEGPNFQELKDQLRRDLAIYYLGRDELSIQDIADQLGFSEPSAFHRAFKKWTGLTPGAYRAQQGE from the coding sequence ATGCGAGAACGCACCATCGCCAGCCATTTCGTCCGTGCCGCCGTACAAGGCGCACAGCGCCAGGGGCTGGATACAGCGGCGCTGCTGCGCGATGCCGGCATCGCCACGGCGGTACTCGACGAGCCCCGCGCACGCGTCGACCCCGACCAGTTCACACGGCTGCTGCAGCGCCTGTGGGAGGCGCTGGACGACGAGTACATGGGCTTTGGCAGCAGCCCCAGCAAGCGCGGCACCTTCGCCATGATGTGCAATGCCATCATCCATTGCCGCACGCTGGAAAAGGCGCTGAGCCGAGGCTCGCTGTTCTATGGCCTGTTTCCCGAGGCCCCGGCGATTCGACTGATGCGCGAGGGCGACCGGGCGCGCCTGACCCTGGACGAAAGCCACCTGCGCGACCCCGATCACTTCCTCGCCGAGAGCCTGCTGTTGATCTGGCATCGCCTGGCCAGCTGGCTGATCGGCCAGCGCATCCGCCTGGAGGAAGCCACCTTCAGCTATCCCACGCCAGAGCACCAGGCCGAGTACGACCTGCTGTTCCCCTGCCCGCGGCGCTTTGCCGCCGACAGCACCAGCCTGCTACTGCCGGCGCGCTACCTGGACATGCCGCTGCTGCAGGACGAACGCACCCTCAAGCACTTCCTCAAGGACTCCCCCGCCGACCTGCTCGCCCGCCCCGACGGTGGCGACAGCCTGACCAGCCAGATTCGCCGCCTGCTCGGCCGCGACTGCCGCAACTGGCCGGACCTGGAACAGGTCGCCGCGCAACTGCACATGAGCCCGCAGACCCTGCGCCGCCACCTGCGCGAGGAAGGGCCGAATTTCCAGGAGCTCAAGGACCAGTTGCGCCGCGACCTGGCGATCTACTACCTGGGACGCGACGAGCTGTCGATCCAGGACATCGCCGACCAACTCGGCTTTTCCGAGCCCTCGGCCTTCCACCGGGCGTTCAAGAAGTGGACGGGGCTGACGCCGGGGGCGTACCGGGCGCAGCAGGGAGAGTGA
- a CDS encoding response regulator: MKLLVVEDEALLRHHLYTRLGEQGHVVDAVADAEEALYRANEYHHDLAMIDLGLPGMSGLDLIREFRSQGKTFPILILTARGNWQDKVEGLAAGADDYVVKPFQFEELEARLNALLRRSSGFSQSTIEAGPLVLDTHRKQALVSGESLQLTAFEYRILEYLMRHHQQVVAKERLIEQLYPDDDERDPNVIEVLVGRVRRKLEAASGFKPIDTVRGQGYIFNELCK, translated from the coding sequence ATGAAACTGCTGGTGGTGGAAGACGAGGCGCTGCTGCGCCATCACCTGTACACCCGGCTCGGCGAACAGGGCCATGTGGTCGACGCCGTCGCCGATGCCGAAGAGGCGCTGTACCGCGCCAACGAATACCACCATGACCTGGCGATGATCGACCTGGGCCTGCCGGGCATGAGCGGCCTGGACCTGATCCGCGAATTCCGCAGCCAGGGCAAGACCTTCCCGATCCTGATCCTCACCGCGCGCGGCAACTGGCAGGACAAGGTCGAAGGCCTGGCCGCCGGCGCCGACGATTACGTGGTCAAACCCTTCCAGTTCGAAGAGTTGGAGGCGCGCCTGAACGCGCTGCTGCGCCGCTCCAGCGGCTTCTCACAGTCGACCATCGAGGCCGGCCCGCTGGTGCTCGACACCCATCGCAAGCAGGCGCTGGTCAGTGGTGAATCGCTGCAACTGACCGCCTTCGAGTACCGCATCCTCGAATACCTCATGCGTCATCACCAGCAGGTGGTGGCCAAGGAGCGGCTGATCGAGCAGCTCTACCCGGATGACGACGAGCGCGATCCGAACGTGATCGAAGTGCTGGTCGGCCGTGTGCGGCGCAAGCTGGAAGCGGCCTCCGGCTTCAAGCCCATCGATACCGTGCGCGGCCAGGGCTACATCTTCAACGAGTTGTGCAAATGA
- a CDS encoding dicarboxylate/amino acid:cation symporter — protein sequence MTKQPFYKSLYVQVLIAIAIGIALGHFYPDTAKLMKPLGDGFVKLIKMAIAPIIFCTVVTGIAGMQNMKAVGKTGGMALLYFEIVSTIALLIGLFVVNVVQPGAGMHADVASLTAEMSKNATLTAYVASGEKQSTIEFFMNVIPNTVVGAFANGDILQVLFFSVLFGYALHRLGDYGQPVFQFIDRITHVMFNIINVIMKVAPIGAFGAMAFTIGAYGLGSLVQLGQLMLCFYITCILFVLIVLGGIARYHGFSILRFISYIREELLIVLGTSSSESALPRMIAKMEKLGADKSVVGLVIPTGYSFNLDGTSIYLTMAAVFIAQATDTPMDISHQITLLVVLLIASKGAAGVTGSGFIVLAATLSAVGHLPVAGLALILGIDRFMSEARALTNLVGNGVATLVVAKWCKQLNEKTLHDELAAGPGNSTELQPS from the coding sequence ATGACCAAGCAACCCTTCTACAAGAGCCTGTACGTGCAGGTGCTGATCGCCATCGCCATCGGTATCGCACTGGGTCACTTCTACCCCGACACCGCCAAGTTGATGAAGCCGCTGGGCGATGGCTTCGTCAAACTGATCAAGATGGCCATCGCGCCGATCATCTTCTGCACCGTGGTCACCGGCATCGCCGGCATGCAGAACATGAAGGCCGTGGGCAAGACGGGCGGCATGGCGCTGCTGTACTTCGAAATCGTTTCCACCATCGCGCTGCTCATCGGCCTGTTTGTCGTCAACGTCGTGCAGCCGGGTGCCGGCATGCACGCCGACGTTGCCAGCCTCACCGCCGAAATGAGCAAGAACGCCACCCTGACAGCCTACGTGGCGTCCGGCGAGAAGCAGAGCACCATCGAGTTCTTCATGAACGTGATCCCGAACACCGTGGTCGGCGCCTTCGCCAATGGCGACATCCTGCAGGTGCTGTTCTTCTCGGTGCTGTTCGGCTACGCGCTGCACCGCCTGGGCGATTACGGCCAGCCGGTGTTCCAGTTCATCGATCGCATCACCCACGTGATGTTCAACATCATCAACGTGATCATGAAGGTCGCCCCGATCGGCGCCTTCGGCGCAATGGCCTTCACCATCGGCGCCTATGGCCTGGGTTCGCTGGTGCAACTCGGCCAACTGATGCTGTGCTTCTACATCACCTGCATCCTCTTCGTGCTGATCGTGCTCGGCGGCATTGCCCGCTACCACGGCTTTAGCATCCTGCGTTTCATCTCCTACATCCGTGAGGAGCTGCTGATCGTGCTGGGCACCTCGTCCTCCGAGTCGGCGCTGCCGCGCATGATCGCCAAGATGGAGAAGCTGGGCGCCGACAAGAGCGTCGTCGGCCTGGTGATTCCCACCGGCTACTCGTTCAACCTGGACGGCACCTCGATCTACCTGACCATGGCGGCGGTGTTCATTGCCCAGGCTACCGACACGCCGATGGACATCAGCCATCAGATCACCCTGCTGGTGGTGCTGCTGATTGCTTCCAAGGGCGCCGCCGGCGTCACCGGCTCGGGCTTCATCGTGCTGGCCGCGACCCTGTCCGCCGTGGGCCACCTGCCGGTTGCGGGTCTTGCGCTGATCCTGGGTATCGACCGCTTCATGTCCGAAGCTCGCGCCCTGACCAACCTGGTGGGCAACGGCGTGGCCACCCTGGTGGTCGCCAAGTGGTGCAAGCAGCTCAACGAGAAGACCCTGCACGACGAACTGGCCGCCGGCCCCGGCAACTCCACGGAGCTGCAGCCTTCCTGA
- a CDS encoding adenylate/guanylate cyclase domain-containing protein: protein MKPIVTERPAGPLSSAPLREYHSRVLAYVATAATITAGTFSQYFGYDILWMVPYALLYPHLAQQLSRRFKHDHPQRTRLVLMFVDALHAGAATALMGFSEVPSLMLVLVLAFSSLIIGGLRSLGLGLLVMLSASVLTAALLSPVYKGATPTLMALVSVLFSTLYICITAFFVHQQGLRLAVARAEITREQEKAARLASNLAKYLSPQVWESIFSGKKSVRLETQRKKLTVFFSDIKGFTELSEELEAEALTDMLNNYLNEMSKIALKYGGTIDKFVGDCVMVFFGDPSTQGARKDAAAAVSMAVAMRKHMKVMRQQWRAQGITKPLEVRMGLNTGYCTVGNFGADTRMDYTIIGREVNLASRLENAAEAGEILISHETYSLVKDILMCRDKGQITVKGFSKPVQIYQVVDFRRDLGSNPSFIEHEVPGFSMYLDTNNVQNYDKERVIEALQQAAEKLKDKIIL from the coding sequence ATGAAGCCTATCGTCACCGAGCGCCCCGCCGGTCCGCTCTCCTCCGCCCCCCTGCGCGAATACCATTCCCGCGTGCTGGCCTATGTCGCAACGGCGGCGACCATCACCGCCGGCACCTTCAGCCAGTACTTCGGCTACGACATCCTCTGGATGGTCCCCTACGCCCTGCTCTACCCGCACCTCGCCCAGCAGTTGAGCCGCCGCTTCAAGCACGACCACCCGCAGCGCACGCGCCTGGTCCTGATGTTCGTCGACGCCCTGCACGCCGGCGCCGCCACGGCGCTGATGGGCTTCTCGGAAGTACCGAGCCTGATGCTGGTGCTGGTGCTGGCCTTCTCCTCGCTGATCATCGGCGGCCTGCGCTCCCTGGGCCTTGGCCTGCTGGTCATGCTCAGCGCCTCGGTCCTCACCGCGGCGCTGCTCTCCCCGGTCTACAAGGGCGCCACCCCGACCCTCATGGCGCTGGTCAGCGTGCTGTTCTCCACGCTGTACATCTGCATCACCGCCTTCTTCGTTCACCAGCAGGGCCTGCGCCTGGCCGTGGCCCGCGCGGAAATCACCCGGGAACAGGAGAAAGCCGCGCGGCTGGCCAGCAACCTGGCCAAGTACCTGTCGCCCCAGGTGTGGGAGTCGATCTTCAGCGGCAAGAAGAGCGTGCGCCTGGAAACCCAGCGCAAGAAGCTCACCGTGTTCTTCTCCGACATCAAGGGCTTCACCGAGCTGTCCGAAGAGCTGGAAGCCGAAGCCCTCACCGACATGCTCAACAACTATCTCAACGAAATGTCGAAGATCGCCCTCAAGTACGGCGGCACCATCGACAAGTTCGTCGGCGACTGCGTGATGGTGTTCTTCGGCGACCCCTCCACCCAGGGCGCGCGCAAGGACGCGGCAGCAGCGGTGTCCATGGCGGTCGCCATGCGCAAGCACATGAAGGTCATGCGCCAGCAATGGCGCGCCCAGGGCATCACCAAGCCCCTGGAAGTGCGCATGGGCCTGAACACCGGCTACTGCACCGTGGGCAACTTCGGCGCCGATACGCGCATGGACTACACCATCATCGGCCGCGAAGTGAACCTCGCCAGCCGCCTGGAAAACGCCGCCGAAGCGGGCGAAATCCTCATCAGCCACGAGACCTACTCGCTGGTGAAGGACATCCTGATGTGCCGCGACAAGGGCCAGATCACGGTGAAGGGTTTCAGCAAGCCGGTGCAGATCTACCAGGTGGTCGACTTCCGCCGCGACCTGGGCTCCAACCCCAGCTTCATCGAGCACGAAGTGCCGGGCTTCTCCATGTATCTGGACACCAACAACGTGCAGAACTACGACAAGGAGCGGGTCATCGAGGCGCTGCAGCAGGCCGCCGAGAAGCTCAAGGACAAGATCATTCTCTGA
- a CDS encoding ATP-binding protein, which yields MIRSLRLRLMIGAATLAILFMAALLPALQRAFSIALEDAIQQRLAADVATLVSAARIEGGQLSMPDHLPVEDFNLPESKLLGYIYDQHGQLVWRSTSAQDESIDYSPKYDGLVDEFTRIRDRTGQEFFVYDVEIDLLGGKRAAYSIVTMQPESDFRELVRGFREQLYVWLGGALLVLLGMLWLGLSWGFRSMRGLRAELDQIEAGERERLSDEHPDEMLRLTGSLNRLLDSERAQRERYRNSLGDLAHSLKTPLAVLQGVSENLAAQPQNREQVQVLQTQIERMSQQIGYQLQRASLRKSGLIRHQALLEPLLDTLSGALDKVYRDKRVVLERDIPPGFALPLERGALLEMLGNLLENAYRLCLTKVKVSASRQGRFVELVVEDDGPGVPASQRERILKRGERLDTQHPGQGIGTAVVNDIIDSYDGELALEDSGLGGACFRIRLPG from the coding sequence ATGATCCGTTCGCTGCGCCTGCGCCTGATGATCGGCGCGGCGACCCTGGCGATCCTGTTCATGGCGGCCCTGCTGCCGGCGTTGCAGCGGGCGTTCAGCATCGCCCTGGAAGATGCCATCCAGCAGCGGCTGGCGGCCGATGTGGCGACGCTGGTGTCGGCCGCGCGCATCGAGGGCGGGCAGTTGAGCATGCCGGACCACCTGCCGGTGGAGGACTTCAACCTGCCCGAGTCCAAGCTGCTGGGCTACATCTACGACCAGCACGGCCAACTGGTCTGGCGCTCCACCTCGGCGCAGGACGAGAGCATCGACTACTCGCCCAAGTACGATGGGCTGGTCGACGAATTCACCCGCATCCGCGATCGCACCGGCCAGGAATTCTTCGTCTACGACGTGGAAATCGACCTGCTCGGTGGCAAGCGGGCGGCCTACAGCATCGTCACCATGCAGCCGGAGAGCGACTTTCGCGAGCTGGTGCGGGGCTTTCGCGAGCAGCTCTACGTGTGGCTGGGCGGGGCGCTGCTGGTGCTGCTGGGGATGCTCTGGCTCGGCCTGAGCTGGGGTTTTCGCTCCATGCGCGGGCTGCGCGCCGAGCTCGATCAGATCGAGGCGGGCGAACGCGAACGCCTGAGCGACGAGCACCCGGACGAAATGCTGCGCCTGACCGGCTCGCTGAACCGCCTGCTGGACAGCGAGCGCGCCCAGCGCGAGCGCTACCGCAACTCCCTGGGGGACCTCGCCCACAGCCTGAAGACGCCGCTGGCGGTGCTGCAGGGCGTCAGCGAGAACCTCGCCGCGCAGCCGCAGAACCGCGAGCAGGTGCAGGTGCTGCAGACCCAGATCGAACGCATGAGCCAGCAGATCGGCTACCAGCTGCAGCGCGCCAGCCTGCGCAAGAGCGGCCTGATCCGCCACCAGGCGCTCCTCGAACCGCTGCTCGATACGCTCAGCGGCGCGCTGGACAAGGTCTACCGGGACAAGCGTGTGGTGCTTGAGCGCGATATCCCGCCGGGGTTCGCCTTGCCGCTGGAGCGGGGGGCGCTGCTGGAAATGCTCGGCAACCTGCTGGAGAACGCCTACCGCCTGTGCCTGACGAAGGTGAAGGTCAGCGCCAGCAGGCAGGGGCGCTTCGTCGAACTGGTCGTCGAGGACGACGGCCCCGGGGTTCCGGCCAGCCAGCGCGAGCGCATCCTCAAGCGCGGCGAACGCCTGGACACCCAGCACCCCGGCCAGGGCATCGGCACCGCGGTGGTGAACGACATCATCGACAGTTACGACGGCGAGCTGGCGCTGGAGGATTCCGGGCTGGGCGGGGCGTGTTTCCGGATTCGACTGCCGGGGTAG
- the napA gene encoding nitrate reductase catalytic subunit NapA has protein sequence MNLTRRQFAKANAAAIAAAAAGLPILSSASNLVTEADMTRLDWNKAPCRFCGTGCSVMVATRDGKVVATHGDIKAEVNRGINCVKGYFLSKIMYGSDRLTRPLLRMKDGKFDKQGEFQPISWDAAFDIMAEKFKAAIKAKGPGSVGMFGSGQWTVWEGYAANKLFKAGLRSNNIDPNARHCMASAVMGFMRTFGMDEPMGCYDDIEATDTFVLWGSNMAEMHPVLWSRVTDRRLSAPQVKVAVLSTFEHRSFDLADIPMVFKPQTDLYILNYIANHIIESGAVNRDFVDKHTRFAHGAEDIGYGLRPTDPLEKKAKNADKANTWSDIGFEEFAAFVKPYTLERTAKETGVPAERLKALAEMYADPKRKVMSFWTMGFNQHTRGVWANNLIYNIHLLTGKISEPGNSPFSLTGQPSACGTAREVGTFAHRLPADLVVTNPKHRETAEKIWKVPAGTIQEKIGFHAVQQSRMLKDGVLNVYWTQVSNNMQAGPNVMQEVLPGWRNPENFVIVSDVYPTVSAQAADLILPSAMWVEKEGAYGNAERRTQFWHQLVKAPGEAKSDLWQLVEFSRRFTTDEVWPAELLAKAPQLKGKTLYEVLFKNGQVDAFGADQVAKGFENDEAKAFGFYIQKGLFEEYASFGRGHGHDLAPFDDYHEARGLRWPVVDGKETRWRYREGYDPYVAKGSGLQFYGYPDKKAIIFALPYEPPAEAPDKEYPFWLATGRVLEHWHTGSMTQRVPELYKAVPDAVVYMHPDDARELKMRRGSEVKVISRRGEIRARIETRGRNKPPQGLVFVPFFDANKLINKVTLDATDPISKQTDYKKCAVRIELVSLA, from the coding sequence ATGAACCTGACCCGCCGCCAGTTCGCCAAGGCCAACGCCGCCGCCATCGCCGCGGCCGCCGCTGGCCTGCCGATCCTGAGTTCCGCCAGCAACCTGGTCACCGAGGCGGACATGACCCGCCTGGACTGGAACAAGGCGCCCTGCCGCTTCTGCGGCACCGGCTGCAGCGTGATGGTCGCCACCCGCGACGGCAAGGTGGTCGCCACCCACGGCGACATCAAGGCCGAGGTCAACCGCGGCATCAACTGCGTGAAAGGCTACTTCCTGTCGAAGATCATGTACGGCAGCGACCGCCTGACCCGCCCGCTGCTGCGCATGAAGGACGGCAAGTTCGACAAGCAGGGCGAGTTCCAGCCGATCAGCTGGGATGCCGCCTTCGACATCATGGCCGAGAAGTTCAAGGCCGCGATCAAGGCCAAGGGCCCGGGCTCGGTGGGCATGTTCGGCTCCGGGCAGTGGACGGTGTGGGAAGGCTACGCCGCCAACAAACTGTTCAAGGCCGGCCTGCGCAGCAACAACATCGACCCCAATGCGCGACACTGCATGGCTTCGGCGGTGATGGGCTTCATGCGCACCTTCGGCATGGACGAGCCCATGGGCTGCTACGACGACATCGAGGCCACCGACACCTTCGTGCTCTGGGGCTCGAACATGGCCGAGATGCACCCGGTGCTCTGGTCGCGGGTCACCGACCGGCGCCTGAGCGCCCCGCAGGTGAAAGTCGCGGTGCTGTCCACCTTCGAACACCGCAGCTTCGACCTGGCCGACATCCCCATGGTGTTCAAGCCGCAGACCGACCTCTACATCCTCAACTACATCGCCAACCACATCATCGAAAGCGGCGCGGTGAACCGCGACTTCGTCGACAAGCATACCCGCTTCGCCCATGGCGCCGAGGACATCGGCTATGGCCTGCGGCCCACCGACCCGCTGGAGAAGAAGGCGAAGAACGCGGACAAGGCCAACACCTGGAGCGACATCGGCTTCGAGGAATTCGCCGCCTTCGTCAAACCCTACACCCTGGAGCGCACCGCCAAGGAAACCGGCGTGCCGGCCGAACGCCTCAAGGCCCTGGCCGAGATGTATGCCGACCCCAAGCGCAAGGTGATGTCCTTCTGGACCATGGGCTTCAACCAGCACACCCGCGGGGTCTGGGCGAACAACCTGATCTACAACATCCACCTGCTCACCGGGAAGATCAGCGAGCCGGGCAACAGCCCCTTCTCCCTCACCGGCCAGCCCTCGGCCTGCGGCACTGCGCGCGAAGTGGGCACCTTCGCCCATCGCCTGCCGGCCGACCTGGTGGTGACCAATCCGAAGCACCGCGAGACCGCCGAGAAGATCTGGAAAGTGCCCGCCGGCACCATCCAGGAAAAGATCGGCTTCCACGCCGTGCAGCAGAGCCGGATGCTCAAGGATGGCGTGCTCAACGTGTACTGGACCCAGGTCAGCAACAACATGCAGGCCGGGCCCAACGTCATGCAGGAAGTCCTGCCGGGCTGGCGCAACCCGGAAAACTTCGTGATCGTCTCCGACGTCTACCCCACCGTCTCGGCCCAGGCCGCCGACCTGATCCTGCCCAGCGCCATGTGGGTGGAAAAGGAAGGCGCCTACGGCAACGCCGAGCGCCGCACGCAGTTCTGGCATCAACTGGTGAAGGCGCCGGGCGAGGCGAAATCCGACCTCTGGCAACTGGTGGAATTCTCCAGGCGCTTCACCACCGACGAGGTCTGGCCCGCCGAGCTGCTGGCCAAGGCACCGCAGCTCAAGGGCAAGACGCTGTATGAGGTGCTCTTCAAGAACGGCCAGGTGGACGCCTTCGGCGCCGACCAGGTCGCCAAGGGCTTCGAGAACGACGAGGCCAAGGCCTTCGGCTTCTACATCCAGAAAGGCCTGTTCGAGGAATACGCCAGCTTCGGCCGTGGCCACGGTCACGACCTCGCGCCCTTCGACGACTACCACGAAGCCCGTGGCCTGCGCTGGCCGGTGGTGGACGGCAAGGAAACCCGCTGGCGCTACCGAGAAGGCTACGACCCCTACGTGGCCAAGGGCAGCGGCCTGCAGTTCTATGGCTACCCGGACAAGAAGGCGATCATCTTCGCCCTGCCCTACGAGCCGCCGGCGGAGGCGCCGGACAAGGAGTACCCGTTCTGGCTCGCCACTGGCCGCGTGCTCGAACACTGGCACACCGGCAGCATGACCCAGCGCGTGCCCGAGCTGTACAAGGCAGTGCCTGACGCCGTGGTGTACATGCACCCCGACGACGCCCGCGAGCTGAAGATGCGGCGCGGCAGCGAGGTGAAGGTAATCAGCCGGCGCGGCGAAATCCGTGCCCGCATCGAAACGCGCGGGCGCAACAAGCCGCCGCAAGGGTTGGTGTTCGTGCCCTTCTTCGATGCCAACAAGCTGATCAACAAGGTCACGCTGGACGCCACCGACCCGATCTCCAAGCAGACCGACTACAAGAAATGCGCGGTGCGCATCGAACTGGTCAGCCTGGCCTGA